A DNA window from Caulobacter mirabilis contains the following coding sequences:
- a CDS encoding DUF6880 family protein, giving the protein MSKKPSAAASKRLTQANLEMLGADRLAALLMELGDSQPNLKRRLRMELAAAVGPADLAAEIDKRLSALAASKARVSWRKRGELVLDLHVLRRMIAERLGALDAAAAFVRLWAFLDLAEDLGLRVKDPKGELAPVFLEAAADIAVLGEAAPEAAMATAPALADILLRAKATWAAWLTVALPALGQPFAKAVLDAVNRERQARPALAPSGQVLRALADKAGDVDAFIETVSPRLLSDPATGAAIAVRLLAEGRIEDAAAALKASDPAGRGTPPAFGRLAPDAGEEAWRAAHIDLLEASGRQSTAQAERWAAFERTLSPDMLRAHLKRLADFDDVIAVDRATALAAAHPRFAAGLAFLMEWPALTEAATMVEKRPGDIEGRPEDLIAWAARLEGRRPLAGLLLYRRALLGLRAGRGDRDAVTHVLQEIEALTARIDDWKGVEGPEAFMARVTGRRRY; this is encoded by the coding sequence ATGAGCAAGAAACCCTCGGCGGCGGCCTCCAAGCGTCTGACCCAGGCGAATCTGGAGATGCTTGGCGCGGATCGTCTCGCCGCGCTGCTGATGGAGCTGGGCGACAGCCAGCCGAATCTCAAGCGTCGTCTGCGGATGGAGCTGGCGGCGGCGGTGGGTCCCGCGGACCTGGCCGCCGAGATCGACAAGCGGCTGTCGGCCCTGGCGGCCAGCAAGGCGCGGGTGTCCTGGCGCAAGCGCGGCGAGCTGGTGCTCGATCTGCACGTCCTGCGCCGGATGATCGCCGAGCGGCTCGGCGCCCTGGACGCCGCCGCGGCCTTCGTCCGGCTATGGGCGTTCCTGGACCTCGCCGAGGACCTGGGCCTGCGGGTTAAGGACCCGAAGGGCGAACTGGCGCCGGTGTTCCTGGAGGCGGCGGCGGACATCGCCGTGCTGGGCGAAGCCGCGCCGGAGGCGGCCATGGCGACTGCCCCGGCGCTGGCCGACATCCTGTTGCGCGCCAAGGCGACCTGGGCCGCCTGGCTGACGGTGGCGCTGCCGGCGCTGGGGCAGCCCTTCGCAAAGGCGGTGCTCGACGCCGTGAACCGCGAACGCCAAGCGCGGCCCGCCCTCGCGCCGTCCGGACAGGTGCTGCGCGCCCTGGCCGACAAGGCCGGCGACGTCGACGCCTTCATCGAGACGGTCAGTCCGCGGCTGCTGTCCGATCCGGCGACCGGGGCGGCCATCGCCGTCCGGCTGCTCGCCGAAGGGCGGATCGAGGATGCGGCGGCGGCCCTGAAGGCTTCGGACCCGGCCGGACGGGGGACGCCGCCCGCGTTCGGCCGCCTGGCGCCCGACGCCGGCGAGGAAGCCTGGCGCGCCGCCCACATCGACCTGCTGGAGGCGTCAGGTCGGCAGAGCACGGCCCAGGCCGAGCGCTGGGCGGCCTTCGAGCGCACCCTGTCGCCGGACATGCTGCGGGCGCATTTGAAGCGCCTGGCGGACTTCGACGACGTGATCGCTGTCGACCGCGCCACGGCTCTGGCGGCCGCCCATCCGCGGTTCGCGGCGGGGCTGGCGTTCCTGATGGAGTGGCCGGCCCTGACCGAAGCGGCGACGATGGTCGAGAAGCGTCCCGGCGATATCGAGGGCCGGCCGGAGGACTTGATCGCGTGGGCGGCGCGTCTGGAAGGCCGTCGGCCGCTGGCCGGGCTGCTGCTCTACCGTCGGGCCCTGCTGGGCCTGCGCGCGGGGCGTGGCGATCGTGACGCGGTCACGCATGTTCTGCAGGAAATCGAGGCCCTGACCGCGCGGATCGACGACTGGAAGGGCGTGGAGGGCCCTGAGGCCTTCATGGCGCGGGTGACCGGCCGACGACGCTACTAG
- a CDS encoding substrate-binding domain-containing protein, translated as MRTLLTLAAASTAVLGLAACGDNAGKAPAAKSGAASASRNAPWAAGSSTVFPFASRVAENTARTSGGAPAKIESLGTGGGIKLFCAGTGSAYPDIANASRPMKKSEFEQCAANGVKDIIEIKVGYDGVVIATARSGADFNVSLENIHDALAAELPEGSGFVPNKKTKWSEVAAGLPGTRIQVYGPPPTSGTRDAFVELALDAGAAKNPTLKALKASNEDEFKKRAGTLRSDGAWIDAGENDNAIIGTLTKTPGAVGVFGYSFLDNSRDQVKAISIGGVQPTIATIADGSYPLSRSLFIYVKKSNLDVTPGLKAFVNDFISDAASGKGGYLQDRGLIPLTDAERAAQKKVVADQTPMAAPAK; from the coding sequence ATGCGCACTCTTCTCACCCTCGCCGCCGCCTCGACGGCCGTGCTGGGCCTCGCCGCCTGCGGCGACAACGCCGGCAAGGCGCCCGCCGCCAAGTCCGGCGCCGCCTCGGCGTCCCGCAACGCTCCGTGGGCGGCCGGCTCGTCCACCGTCTTCCCGTTCGCCTCGCGCGTCGCCGAGAACACCGCCCGCACCAGCGGCGGCGCCCCGGCCAAGATCGAGTCGCTGGGCACCGGCGGCGGCATCAAGCTGTTCTGCGCCGGCACGGGCTCGGCCTACCCGGACATCGCCAACGCCTCGCGTCCGATGAAGAAGTCCGAGTTCGAGCAATGCGCCGCCAACGGCGTGAAGGACATCATCGAGATCAAGGTCGGCTATGACGGCGTGGTCATCGCCACCGCCCGCAGCGGCGCCGACTTCAACGTCTCGCTGGAGAACATCCACGACGCCCTGGCCGCCGAACTGCCGGAAGGCTCGGGCTTCGTCCCGAACAAGAAGACCAAGTGGAGCGAGGTGGCCGCCGGCCTGCCGGGCACGCGCATCCAGGTCTACGGCCCGCCGCCGACCTCGGGCACCCGCGACGCCTTCGTCGAACTGGCCCTGGACGCCGGCGCCGCCAAGAACCCGACCCTCAAGGCCCTGAAGGCCAGCAACGAGGACGAGTTCAAGAAGCGTGCGGGCACCCTCCGCTCCGACGGCGCCTGGATCGACGCCGGCGAGAACGACAACGCCATCATCGGCACCCTGACCAAGACCCCGGGCGCGGTCGGCGTGTTCGGCTACTCGTTCCTCGACAACAGCCGCGACCAGGTGAAGGCGATCTCGATCGGCGGCGTCCAGCCGACCATCGCCACCATCGCCGACGGCTCCTACCCGCTGTCGCGCTCGCTGTTCATCTACGTCAAGAAGTCGAACCTGGACGTCACGCCGGGCCTCAAGGCCTTCGTCAACGACTTCATCTCCGACGCGGCCAGCGGCAAGGGCGGCTACCTGCAGGATCGCGGCCTGATCCCGCTGACCGACGCCGAGCGCGCCGCCCAGAAGAAGGTCGTCGCCGACCAGACCCCGATGGCGGCTCCGGCGAAGTAA
- a CDS encoding flavin-containing monooxygenase, with protein MTKGGATEHFDVLIVGAGLSGVGAGYHLQDKSPGKSYVILEGREGMGGTWDLFRYPGIRSDSDMYTLGYSFRPWKEAKAIADGPSILKYVKETAAEYGVDKHIRYGHWVKTASWSTDDAVWTVEAVRGEGEVVRFTCGFLFLCGGYYNYEAGYTPDWKGTERYKGALVHPQHWPEDLDYSGKKVVVIGSGATAVTLVPEMAKDADHVVMLQRSPTYVVSRPAEDSVANWLRTKLPAMTAYQITRWKNVLFGMFFYNMARKRPEKTKERIIGMVREHLGPDYDVEKHFTPRYNPWDQRLCLVPDNDLFDAIKAGSASVVTDTIETFTETGVKLASGEELQADVVVTATGLNLQVLNGMEFIVDGVKVDPAKTLNYKGMMYSDVPNMASSFGYTNASWTLKCDLTCEYVTRLLNHMDRQGLRQCTPRNDDPAMGEEPWLDFSSGYVQRSIDRFPKQGAKKPWKLHQNYARDLMALRYGAVDDGVMRFTNPAPRRAAA; from the coding sequence ATGACCAAGGGCGGCGCGACCGAACATTTCGACGTGCTGATCGTCGGCGCTGGGCTTTCCGGCGTCGGGGCGGGCTACCACCTCCAGGACAAGAGTCCGGGCAAGTCCTACGTCATTCTCGAGGGCCGCGAAGGCATGGGGGGGACCTGGGATCTGTTCCGCTATCCCGGCATCCGCTCCGACAGCGACATGTACACCCTCGGCTACAGCTTCCGTCCGTGGAAGGAAGCCAAGGCCATCGCCGACGGGCCGTCGATCCTCAAGTACGTCAAGGAGACGGCGGCCGAGTACGGCGTCGACAAGCACATCCGCTACGGCCACTGGGTGAAGACCGCCTCCTGGTCCACCGATGACGCCGTCTGGACCGTTGAGGCGGTGCGCGGCGAGGGCGAGGTGGTCCGCTTCACCTGCGGCTTCCTGTTCCTGTGCGGCGGCTACTACAACTACGAGGCCGGCTACACGCCGGACTGGAAGGGAACGGAGCGCTACAAGGGCGCGCTGGTCCATCCTCAGCACTGGCCCGAGGACCTGGACTACAGCGGCAAGAAGGTCGTCGTGATCGGCAGCGGCGCCACCGCTGTCACCCTGGTCCCCGAGATGGCCAAGGACGCCGACCATGTCGTCATGCTGCAGCGCTCGCCGACCTATGTGGTCTCGCGTCCGGCCGAGGACAGCGTGGCCAACTGGCTGCGGACCAAGCTGCCGGCCATGACCGCCTATCAGATCACCCGCTGGAAGAACGTGCTGTTCGGCATGTTCTTCTACAACATGGCCCGCAAGCGGCCGGAGAAGACCAAGGAGCGGATCATCGGCATGGTCCGCGAGCACCTGGGTCCCGACTACGACGTCGAGAAGCACTTCACCCCGCGCTACAACCCCTGGGATCAGCGGCTCTGCCTGGTGCCGGACAACGACCTGTTCGACGCGATCAAGGCCGGCTCCGCCTCGGTGGTCACCGACACGATCGAGACCTTCACCGAGACCGGCGTGAAGCTGGCGTCGGGCGAAGAGCTGCAGGCCGATGTCGTCGTCACCGCCACCGGCCTGAACCTGCAGGTGCTGAACGGCATGGAGTTCATCGTCGACGGGGTGAAGGTCGATCCGGCCAAGACCCTGAACTACAAGGGCATGATGTACAGCGACGTGCCGAACATGGCCTCGTCGTTCGGCTACACCAACGCATCCTGGACGCTGAAGTGCGACCTGACCTGCGAGTATGTGACCCGGTTGCTGAATCACATGGATCGGCAGGGCCTTCGCCAGTGCACGCCGCGCAACGACGATCCGGCGATGGGCGAGGAGCCCTGGCTGGACTTCTCGTCGGGCTACGTCCAGCGCTCGATCGACAGGTTCCCCAAACAGGGCGCGAAGAAACCCTGGAAACTGCACCAGAACTACGCCCGCGACCTGATGGCGCTGCGCTACGGCGCGGTGGACGACGGCGTGATGCGGTTCACCAACCCGGCGCCGCGGCGGGCGGCTGCCTGA
- a CDS encoding S9 family peptidase: MRSRSLFTACVAVLALAAAMPAAAQTAPAGADAYQLPPAPIPQIIDAQPTPSVSVAPGNTVMALFGRSNLPPIAEIAEPDLKLAGFRINPRNNGPANSRVSWLKSLTLQDVKSGKTREVALPAGARYISPAWSPDSRSLAFLMDAPTGLELWVADVATATARRLTGPSVNAAFGGGYSWLPDSSGLIVRQVPDGRGAAPQAARAPTAPLVQESMARVAPVRTYQDLLGDGEDEALFEHYFTSRLVIQPRDGGPARVVGEPGVISSASASPDGRYILQTRIKRPFSYIVPAGLFPTDIVVTDLTGKTVHTVAALPLRDDIPPPFDAVAKGPRAVQWRADAPATLLWAEAQDGGDSRKQADVRDAVFLQDAPFAAPPRKLIDLNERFSGVTWGREDVAVVQSMWWKNRHETRYLVNPSDPAAKPRVLVDRNYQGRYDDPGDVITRTDAGGRQVIHFTPDGKGVFMTGEGARREGEFPFLDRMDLVTGKTTRLWQAKTPYYESIVELLDDAGETLLTRRESRTEVPNYYVRKRSGGTPRALTAFKDPAPQFAGVTQQLVTYKRADGVELSGNLYLPAGYDQKKDGPLPLVMWAYPTEFTDPKIAAEVVAEDNRFVRPAGSSHLFLLTQGYAVLDDPKMPIIGPDGTANDTYVQQLVASAQAAADKVVAMGVADRDRLGVGGHSYGAFMTANLLAHSDIFRAGVARSGAYNRTLTPFGFQAEERTYWEATDIYTQMSPFTHVKKINEPILLIHGQADDNSGTFPIQSERFYAALKGNGANVRYVVLPLEAHGYRGRESVLHTLWEMTRWLDLNVKAAKPRTEK, from the coding sequence ATGCGCTCACGTTCGTTGTTCACGGCCTGCGTGGCCGTCCTGGCCTTGGCCGCGGCGATGCCGGCGGCGGCGCAGACGGCTCCGGCCGGCGCCGACGCCTACCAGCTGCCGCCGGCGCCGATCCCGCAGATCATCGACGCCCAGCCGACGCCCAGCGTCAGCGTCGCCCCCGGCAACACGGTCATGGCGCTGTTCGGCCGCTCGAACCTGCCGCCGATCGCCGAGATCGCCGAACCCGACCTGAAGCTGGCCGGCTTCCGGATCAATCCGCGCAACAACGGGCCCGCCAACAGCCGGGTGAGCTGGCTCAAGTCCCTGACGCTGCAGGACGTGAAGTCGGGCAAGACCCGCGAGGTCGCTCTGCCCGCCGGCGCGCGCTACATCTCCCCTGCCTGGTCGCCGGACAGCCGCTCGCTGGCCTTCCTGATGGACGCGCCCACGGGCCTCGAACTGTGGGTGGCCGACGTCGCCACAGCCACGGCCCGCCGCCTGACCGGTCCCTCGGTGAACGCGGCGTTCGGCGGCGGCTACAGCTGGCTTCCGGACAGCTCCGGCCTGATCGTCCGCCAGGTTCCCGACGGCCGCGGCGCCGCGCCCCAGGCCGCCCGCGCGCCGACCGCCCCGCTGGTCCAGGAGAGCATGGCGCGCGTCGCGCCGGTCCGGACCTACCAGGACCTGCTCGGCGACGGCGAGGACGAGGCGCTGTTCGAGCACTACTTCACCAGCCGACTGGTCATCCAGCCGCGCGACGGCGGCCCCGCCCGCGTCGTCGGCGAGCCTGGCGTCATCTCGTCGGCCTCGGCCTCGCCCGATGGCCGCTACATCCTGCAGACCCGCATCAAGCGGCCGTTCAGCTACATCGTCCCGGCCGGCCTGTTCCCGACCGATATCGTCGTCACCGATCTGACCGGCAAGACGGTCCACACCGTGGCGGCCCTGCCGCTGCGCGACGACATCCCGCCGCCGTTCGACGCGGTCGCCAAGGGCCCGCGCGCGGTGCAGTGGCGCGCCGACGCCCCCGCCACCCTGCTCTGGGCCGAGGCCCAGGACGGCGGCGACTCCCGCAAGCAGGCCGACGTCCGCGACGCCGTCTTCCTGCAGGACGCCCCCTTCGCCGCCCCGCCGCGCAAGCTCATCGATCTGAACGAGCGCTTCAGCGGCGTGACCTGGGGTCGTGAGGACGTCGCCGTCGTCCAGTCGATGTGGTGGAAGAACCGGCATGAGACCCGCTACCTGGTGAACCCGTCGGATCCGGCCGCCAAGCCCCGCGTGCTGGTCGATCGCAACTACCAGGGCCGTTACGACGACCCGGGCGACGTGATCACCAGGACCGACGCCGGCGGCCGGCAGGTCATCCACTTCACCCCGGACGGCAAGGGCGTGTTCATGACCGGAGAGGGCGCACGCCGCGAGGGCGAGTTCCCGTTCCTGGACCGCATGGACCTTGTCACCGGCAAGACCACCCGCCTGTGGCAGGCCAAGACCCCCTACTACGAATCCATCGTCGAGCTGCTGGACGACGCCGGCGAAACCCTGCTGACCCGCCGCGAAAGCCGCACCGAGGTTCCGAACTACTATGTCCGCAAGCGCTCGGGCGGGACGCCCCGCGCCCTCACCGCGTTCAAGGATCCCGCGCCGCAGTTCGCCGGCGTGACCCAGCAGCTGGTCACCTACAAGCGCGCCGACGGCGTCGAGCTGAGCGGGAATCTGTACCTGCCGGCCGGCTACGACCAGAAGAAGGACGGCCCGCTGCCGCTGGTGATGTGGGCCTATCCGACCGAGTTCACCGATCCGAAGATCGCCGCCGAGGTGGTGGCCGAGGACAATCGCTTCGTGCGGCCCGCCGGCTCCAGCCACCTGTTCCTGCTGACCCAGGGCTACGCGGTGCTGGACGACCCGAAGATGCCGATCATCGGCCCGGACGGCACGGCCAACGACACCTATGTCCAGCAGCTGGTCGCCAGCGCCCAGGCCGCCGCGGACAAGGTGGTCGCGATGGGCGTCGCCGATCGTGACCGCCTGGGCGTCGGCGGGCACAGCTACGGCGCCTTCATGACCGCCAACCTGCTGGCCCATTCCGACATCTTCCGCGCCGGCGTCGCGCGGTCGGGCGCCTACAACCGGACGCTGACGCCGTTCGGCTTCCAGGCCGAGGAGCGCACCTACTGGGAGGCGACCGACATCTACACCCAGATGAGCCCCTTCACCCATGTGAAGAAGATCAACGAGCCGATCCTGCTCATCCACGGCCAGGCGGACGACAACTCCGGCACCTTCCCGATCCAGAGCGAGCGCTTCTACGCCGCGCTGAAGGGCAACGGCGCCAACGTCCGCTACGTCGTGCTGCCGCTGGAGGCGCACGGTTACCGCGGCCGGGAGTCGGTCCTGCACACGCTGTGGGAAATGACCCGCTGGCTGGACCTCAATGTGAAGGCGGCCAAGCCGCGGACGGAGAAGTAG
- a CDS encoding DUF695 domain-containing protein, translated as MAGPYTDDDWIVGQSEDDDGVLIVRCRSRLPEPDRRAAWPHLVLVGWSYEPEPDAGLPSERENALMNRFEEAVSASVEEAGRGVLVASILGGGAREWRYYAQDPDAFMDVLNAGLEGHPEYPLDFRAFEDPEWDALAEVLPDEA; from the coding sequence ATGGCCGGACCCTATACAGACGACGACTGGATCGTCGGACAGTCCGAGGACGACGACGGCGTCCTCATCGTCCGTTGCCGGTCGCGCCTGCCTGAGCCGGATCGGCGCGCGGCCTGGCCGCACCTGGTCCTGGTCGGCTGGAGCTACGAACCGGAGCCCGACGCCGGCCTGCCCTCCGAGCGCGAGAACGCGCTGATGAACCGCTTCGAAGAGGCCGTCAGCGCGTCCGTCGAAGAGGCCGGGCGGGGCGTGCTCGTCGCGTCCATCCTGGGCGGCGGCGCCCGCGAATGGCGCTACTACGCCCAGGATCCGGACGCCTTCATGGACGTGCTGAACGCCGGCCTCGAAGGGCACCCCGAGTATCCGCTCGACTTCCGGGCCTTCGAGGACCCGGAATGGGACGCCCTGGCCGAGGTCCTGCCGGACGAGGCTTGA
- the modA gene encoding molybdate ABC transporter substrate-binding protein, with protein MQGKAHAKLEGSMRFERREFLFGAAALLAARPAFAQAPLTVFAAASLQESLTAANEAWAKRNGTPARLSFGASSAMARQIEKGAPADLFLSADVDWVDWLAERRLIVPASRRDLLSNSLVLIAPAASKTSLKIAKGMPLAKALGGGRLAVADPAAVPAGKYAKASLTALGVWGSVEKNLLPAENVRAALAYVSRGEAPLGVVYATDAKADPKVRVVDTFPAATHPAIVYPGAVLSGSRNPRAAAFLGYLQTPEAAAIFKRYGFGVLARPA; from the coding sequence ATGCAGGGCAAGGCGCACGCCAAGCTGGAGGGATCGATGCGGTTCGAGCGACGGGAGTTTCTGTTCGGGGCGGCGGCGCTCCTGGCGGCGCGGCCGGCGTTCGCGCAGGCCCCGCTGACGGTGTTCGCGGCGGCGTCGCTGCAGGAGTCGCTGACGGCGGCGAACGAGGCCTGGGCCAAGCGGAACGGAACGCCGGCCCGCCTCAGCTTCGGAGCCTCCTCGGCGATGGCGCGCCAGATCGAGAAGGGCGCCCCGGCCGACCTGTTCCTGTCCGCCGACGTCGACTGGGTGGACTGGCTGGCCGAGCGACGGCTGATCGTCCCCGCCTCCCGCCGCGATCTGCTGTCCAACAGCCTGGTGCTGATCGCCCCGGCCGCCTCGAAGACCAGCCTGAAGATCGCCAAGGGCATGCCGCTGGCCAAGGCGCTGGGCGGCGGCCGGCTGGCCGTGGCCGACCCCGCCGCCGTGCCTGCCGGGAAGTACGCCAAGGCCTCGCTGACGGCTCTGGGCGTCTGGGGATCGGTCGAGAAGAACCTGCTGCCGGCCGAGAACGTGCGGGCGGCCCTGGCCTATGTCTCGCGTGGCGAGGCGCCGCTGGGCGTCGTCTACGCCACCGACGCCAAGGCCGACCCGAAAGTCCGCGTCGTCGACACCTTCCCGGCGGCGACCCATCCGGCGATCGTCTATCCGGGCGCGGTGCTCTCGGGCTCACGCAATCCGCGGGCGGCGGCCTTCCTCGGCTACCTCCAGACGCCGGAAGCCGCCGCGATCTTCAAGCGCTACGGCTTCGGCGTGCTGGCGCGGCCGGCCTGA
- a CDS encoding VanZ family protein, with amino-acid sequence MLARPLRIAIFILGCAIILWLSLAPSDELPLANVWDKLKHSAAYAVLTLAGAAAFPRWIPLVALALFGFGVVVELIQAAMPYGRQGDVRDALANTIGIAVGAGLTLLIREWVMVKSRARGE; translated from the coding sequence ATGCTCGCCCGTCCTCTCCGTATCGCCATCTTCATTCTCGGCTGTGCGATCATTCTCTGGCTATCCCTGGCTCCGAGCGACGAGCTGCCGCTGGCGAACGTCTGGGACAAGCTCAAGCACAGCGCGGCCTACGCCGTGCTCACCCTCGCCGGGGCGGCCGCCTTTCCTCGCTGGATACCGTTGGTGGCGCTGGCCTTGTTCGGCTTCGGCGTGGTCGTGGAGCTGATCCAGGCCGCCATGCCGTACGGCCGTCAGGGCGACGTCCGCGACGCGCTCGCGAACACCATCGGCATCGCCGTGGGCGCGGGCCTAACGCTCCTGATCCGCGAATGGGTCATGGTTAAGTCTCGCGCTCGGGGAGAATAG
- a CDS encoding HAD-IA family hydrolase yields MTVSAVIWDFGGVITSSPFEAFNHYEAEKGLPRDFIRGVNAANPDHNAWALFERNEIDAAAFDAKFLEESTALGHSVRGADILPRLSGDIRPRMVAALEQCKANFKVGCITNNVQTGHGAGMSGTSEKAAQVAGIMALFDVVIESSKAGVRKPDPRIYQMMCEQLAVDPADCVYLDDLGINCKPAAMLGMRAIKVGGVDQALAELSASTGLIFE; encoded by the coding sequence GTGACGGTTTCTGCGGTGATCTGGGACTTCGGCGGGGTGATCACCTCCTCGCCGTTCGAGGCATTCAACCATTATGAGGCGGAAAAGGGGCTGCCGCGCGATTTCATCCGTGGGGTGAACGCCGCCAACCCCGATCACAACGCCTGGGCCCTGTTCGAGCGCAACGAGATCGACGCCGCGGCCTTCGACGCGAAGTTCCTGGAGGAGTCGACCGCCCTGGGCCACTCGGTGCGCGGGGCCGACATCCTGCCGCGGCTGTCCGGCGACATCCGCCCACGCATGGTCGCGGCGCTGGAACAGTGCAAGGCCAACTTCAAGGTCGGCTGCATCACCAACAACGTCCAGACCGGCCACGGCGCCGGCATGTCGGGCACCAGCGAGAAGGCCGCTCAGGTCGCCGGGATCATGGCGCTGTTCGACGTGGTGATCGAAAGCTCGAAAGCCGGCGTCCGCAAGCCGGATCCACGCATCTATCAGATGATGTGCGAGCAGCTGGCGGTCGATCCGGCCGACTGCGTCTACCTCGACGACCTGGGAATCAACTGCAAGCCGGCCGCGATGCTGGGCATGCGGGCGATCAAGGTCGGCGGCGTCGACCAGGCCCTGGCCGAGCTGTCGGCCTCGACCGGCCTCATCTTCGAATAG
- a CDS encoding SDR family oxidoreductase — protein sequence MTKRTGRVAGKKAFITGAAQGLGAAMARRLAEEGALVSLADLNHDGVKTVAAEINQAHGEGTAFAFPLDVTREDQWIFALEEADAAMGGLSVLVNNAGISKGGHLEQCSLEDFREVMAVNVDSVFLGAKHALKYMRAHQPGSIVNISSIAGLIANHNGPAYNASKAGVWLLSKNIALYCAKQKLDIRSNSIHPTFIDTPILDPIRQAFGKEEGEAKLGRQIPLGHIGETLDIANAVLYLASDESKFMTGAELKLDGGISAM from the coding sequence ATGACCAAGCGCACGGGCCGGGTCGCCGGCAAGAAGGCCTTCATCACCGGCGCCGCTCAGGGGCTCGGCGCGGCGATGGCGCGCCGCCTGGCCGAGGAAGGCGCCCTGGTCAGCCTCGCCGATCTCAACCATGACGGCGTGAAGACCGTCGCGGCGGAGATCAACCAGGCGCATGGCGAAGGAACGGCCTTCGCCTTCCCGCTGGATGTGACCCGGGAAGACCAGTGGATCTTCGCCCTGGAGGAGGCCGACGCGGCCATGGGCGGCCTCTCCGTCCTGGTCAACAACGCCGGGATCAGCAAGGGCGGCCATCTGGAGCAGTGCAGCCTGGAGGATTTCCGCGAGGTGATGGCGGTCAACGTCGATAGCGTCTTCCTCGGCGCCAAGCATGCCCTGAAGTACATGCGCGCGCACCAGCCGGGCTCGATCGTCAACATCAGTTCGATCGCCGGCCTGATCGCCAACCACAACGGTCCAGCTTACAACGCCTCCAAGGCCGGCGTCTGGCTGCTCAGCAAGAACATCGCCCTCTATTGCGCCAAGCAGAAGCTCGACATCCGCAGCAACTCGATCCACCCGACCTTCATCGACACGCCCATCCTCGATCCGATCCGACAGGCGTTCGGCAAGGAGGAGGGCGAGGCCAAGCTCGGCCGTCAGATCCCGCTCGGCCACATCGGCGAGACGCTGGATATCGCCAACGCCGTGCTCTACCTGGCCAGCGACGAGAGCAAGTTCATGACCGGCGCCGAGCTGAAGCTGGACGGCGGCATCAGCGCGATGTGA